A genomic stretch from Amia ocellicauda isolate fAmiCal2 chromosome 23, fAmiCal2.hap1, whole genome shotgun sequence includes:
- the map10 gene encoding microtubule-associated protein 10 — protein MDQMETLFSFEVVVEYIRMDAIHKAGVRPAVGLRLLDFPTLLIYRSDQGRDLLEDPESEKENITYERCHPPGGRSAEFTFKKGKSCLFKMKMDVLHTHLSNTPLYAMVLDLSNAVPKLLGSSLISLAKTADRIKADVEQYGISTPSAQGERGVFVVSNLMGERVGCISLGFKFFSLGASLMAHIPESRLLKTGSEQVKGHTTVKPSNNSAEGDKTGSGDVCMLPQITPDDPCSVLLQKIEIEGQQTEIEPDINKTNVKSAETQTEGGERKQMRRTETHEKNVGFDNATDTAIFCPPPLYYRHSEREQERNSDRYRPINVGNEDLGVDYLCSEEDESMEERNQPTKDRTFKTPGGKSESSSAALEKHTAPAAALGDALRQLPLLNALLVELSLLSSQPQQPPLSIHPHLAWLYRSVEDGIHREPQNARSRSKAYAASASRTPTSVRRTPSPGRQQQASQVKSAASLPECPTETGKSQRKSIKQGKPVKKVQSPTPPRKLLYGLTNTLRLRLKQTNPDMLICQERQEEFRKKRAELLKGKGKKGFVAKEKHTPNVTHVQSNSHGLAASKTLDSHVRPLINSLELDSPQIENSVTRLGNEQEGMINWVGPHSRTPSPRGIVSAAVPKGSKQPTPVFPQRDLQVRIPRVLRQGSDRSSEEVDTGETSFPPLSLSKPGFQSTSLDDEMSPGSSRFSIPVQNYSDDFIDSPEPCEYLEDFTSPEPTHYNISPDPALPSPRKGFSHEDSRTRSSSLTSQRLPLPLPVQADTSPTPALRGTHIRHHREPSVTSVTPVDSEFALDDPKQPRNERSPSVLKRGSKEEFDTERQSEPSQDSHSIRTYLMSPGSPNSTSDLGFSRDDVKTLNDQEDEERDKLGSLAFENKYHHISELVMNKLPGYTL, from the coding sequence ATGGATCAAATGGAAACTCTTTTTTCATTTGAAGTTGTCGTGGAGTACATACGCATGGACGCGATCCACAAAGCCGGCGTGCGGCCAGCCGTGGGACTGCGCTTATTGGATTTCCCCACTTTGCTGATCTATCGAAGTGATCAAGGACGTGATTTACTGGAAGATCCCGAAAgtgaaaaggaaaatataacTTATGAACGTTGTCATCCACCTGGGGGAAGGAGCGCAGAGTTCACTTTTAAGAAAGGCAAGTCATGcttatttaaaatgaagatGGACGTGCTGCACACACACCTATCCAACACACCTCTCTACGCCATGGTTTTGGATTTAAGCAACGCGGTTCCCAAATTACTCGGCAGCTCCCTGATCTCGCTGGCGAAAACAGCTGACAGGATCAAGGCAGATGTGGAGCAATATGGGATTTCAACTCCATCTGCCCAAGGTGAAAGAGGTGTCTTTGTTGTTAGTAATCTGATGGGGGAAAGGGTGGGCTGCATTTCCCTCGGCTTTAAATTTTTTAGTTTGGGGGCGAGTTTGATGGCCCACATTCCTGAAAGCAGGCTTTTAAAAACTGGGTCTGAGCAAGTTAAAGGACACACCACAGTTAAACCTTCAAATAATTCTGCAGAGGGTGACAAAACTGGGTCTGGAGATGTATGCATGTTACCTCAGATAACCCCCGATGACCCCTGTAGTGTACTTCTTCAGAAAATTGAGATAGAGGGACAGCAGACTGAGATTGAGCcagacataaacaaaacaaatgtgaagtCAGCTGAGACTCAGACTGAAGGTGGTGAGAGGAAGCAAATGAGGCGGACAGAAACTCATGAAAAGAATGTAGGTTTTGATAATGCAACAGATACAGCCATATTTTGCCCTCCACCTCTGTACTACAGACACTCGGAGAGAGAACAAGAACGCAATTCTGATCGATACCGACCGATCAATGTGGGGAATGAAGACCTGGGGGTCGATTATCTTTGTTCTGAGGAGGACGAAAGCATGGAAGAAAGAAATCAGCCTACCAAAGATCGGACCTTTAAAACCCCAGGGGGCAAATCTGAAAGCAGCAGTGCAGCACTGGAAAAGCACACTGCACCAGCAGCAGCCCTGGGGGATGCTCTGAGACAGCTGCCTTTGCTCAATGCACTTCTGGTTGAACTGTCTTTGTTGAGCAGTCAACCTCAGCAGCCACCTCTATCCATACATCCCCATCTTGCTTGGCTGTACAGATCTGTTGAGGATGGTATCCATAGAGAACCACAGAATGCGAGGTCAAGATCAAAAGCCTACGCCGCCAGTGCATCAAGGACGCCAACGTCAGTAAGAAGGACACCCAGTCCGGGACGGCAACAACAGGCATCTCAGGTGAAGTCAGCAGCCTCTCTTCCAGAATGCCCTACGGAGACGGGGAAATCGCAAAGGAAAAGCATTAAGCAGGGGAAACCCGTAAAGAAGGTCCAGTCTCCGACACCACCACGAAAGTTACTCTACGGCCTTACAAATACTCTGCGCCTCAGGCTGAAGCAGACAAACCCTGATATGTTAATCTGCCAAGAGCGCCAGGAAGAGTTCCGCAAGAAGCGAGCCGAACTGCTGAAGGGGAAGGGCAAGAAGGGTTTTGTGGCGAAGGAGAAGCATACGCCAAATGTTACCCACGTCCAAAGCAATTCCCACGGACTTGCAGCAAGCAAGACTCTCGACAGCCATGTTAGACCGCTGATCAACAGCTTGGAATTGGACTCGCCACAGATAGAGAATTCTGTGACGCGTCTCGGAAATGAACAGGAAGGGATGATCAACTGGGTCGGTCCTCATTCGCGCACACCTTCGCCTCGGGGGATTGTTTCTGCGGCAGTTCCCAAAGGCAGCAAGCAACCCACACCTGTGTTTCCTCAAAGAGATCTGCAAGTCCGAATTCCCAGAGTACTCCGGCAGGGGTCGGACAGGAGCTCCGAGGAAGTGGACACAGGTGAAACCAGTTTTCCCCCACTCAGCTTGTCAAAGCCAGGGTTCCAAAGTACAAGTCTAGATGATGAGATGAGCCCGGGGAGCAGTAGATTCAGCATCCCAGTGCAAAATTATTCGGATGATTTTATTGATAGCCCTGAGCCCTGTGAGTATCTAGAGGATTTTACTAGTCCTGAGCCTACTCATTATAACATCAGCCCTGACCCAGCATTGCCAAGTCCAAGGAAGGGATTTTCCCATGAAGACTCAAGGACAAGGAGCAGTTCTTTAACAAGCCAAAGACTACCACTCCCTCTCCCTGTTCAAGCAGATACTTCTCCTACACCAGCTCTCAGAGGCACACACATCAGGCATCACAGAGAGCCATCAGTCACCAGTGTGACCCCAGTAGACAGCGAGTTTGCCTTAGATGATCCTAAACAGCCAAGGAATGAAAGGAGTCCCAGTGTTCTGAAAAGAGGTTCCAAGGAAGAGTTTGACACCGAGAGACAAAGTGAGCCATCTCAAGACAGCCATTCTATCAGGACCTATCTCATGAGTCCAGGTTCCCCAAACAGCACCTCTGATCTTGGTTTCAGCAGAGATGATGTCAAAACACTCAATGACCAGGAAGATGAGGAGAGAGACAAGCTGGGATCACTGGCTTTTGAAAATAAGTACCATCACATCTCTGAGCTCGTAATGAACAAACTTCCTGGGTACACATTGTGA